In Mucilaginibacter celer, one DNA window encodes the following:
- a CDS encoding glycoside hydrolase family 3 C-terminal domain-containing protein, protein MKYIAACFAALFLFGNASAQNKQEAALQAKISGIIKKMTLEEKIAMLHGNALFSSEGVKRLGIPELTCDDGPLGVREEIKRFDWASANWTTDSATFLPNGSAIAATWNPDMAHKYGVVLGEESNARKKIVILSPAFNICRMPLNGRTYEYYSEDPYLNAQLAIQSVKGIQSQHVAACVKHFAANNQEVNRGTINTIVDERTLREIYLPAFKASIQQGNAYTIMSAYNKINGYWCSENDILLNQILKKEWGFKGAVISDWGGTHHTVEAANNGLDIEMGSSGPYDKWYFATPLLEAVKAGKVSEKTINDKVSRILWVMFHTSMSTNHPAGSIGTPAHGKAVYDIAAESIVLLNNEDHLLPLKTSKVKSIAVIGDNATRTFASGGFGAGVKAKYEITALAGIKARFGKTADIKFAQGYKANYKAGNTDAQNAGYDKPDQSLIDEAVTTAKSSEVAILCIGANREYESEGHDRKTLELPFGEMALVKAVTAANPNTIIVVMAGAPYDLNDIKKLNHTIVWSWFNGSEAGNALADVLAGVINPSGKLPFTFPASLHDSPAFALNTYPGENQTTEYKEGILVGYRWYDTKKIDPLYCFGYGLSYTSFAYSGLATDKKVYAPGGKIGISLKLKNTGAVAGKETVQFYVSKVGSSVSRAEKELKAFRKIMVAPGKTNALALNINVNDLAYFNAEQHKWVVEPGEYKLLAASSSKDIKEVVSFRVGK, encoded by the coding sequence ATGAAATATATAGCAGCCTGTTTTGCCGCACTTTTTTTGTTTGGCAATGCATCGGCACAAAATAAACAGGAAGCGGCTCTGCAGGCAAAAATCAGCGGCATTATTAAAAAAATGACCCTCGAAGAAAAGATAGCCATGCTGCATGGAAACGCACTTTTTTCATCCGAGGGAGTGAAACGTTTGGGCATCCCCGAGCTTACCTGCGATGACGGCCCGCTGGGTGTACGCGAAGAAATAAAACGCTTCGACTGGGCATCGGCCAACTGGACAACCGATTCGGCTACGTTTTTACCCAACGGATCGGCCATCGCCGCTACCTGGAACCCGGATATGGCCCATAAATACGGCGTTGTTTTGGGCGAAGAATCAAACGCCCGCAAAAAGATAGTGATCCTCTCGCCCGCGTTTAATATTTGCCGGATGCCGCTTAACGGGCGCACTTATGAGTATTATTCGGAAGATCCTTACCTGAATGCGCAGCTGGCCATACAATCGGTAAAAGGGATCCAGAGCCAGCATGTGGCAGCCTGTGTAAAACACTTCGCGGCCAATAACCAGGAAGTTAACCGCGGCACCATCAATACCATTGTTGATGAACGCACCCTGCGCGAAATTTATCTGCCCGCGTTTAAAGCATCAATACAACAAGGCAATGCCTACACTATTATGTCGGCCTATAATAAGATCAACGGGTACTGGTGTTCAGAAAATGATATCCTGCTTAACCAGATCCTGAAAAAGGAGTGGGGCTTTAAAGGGGCGGTAATATCAGATTGGGGCGGCACCCATCATACTGTCGAGGCCGCCAATAATGGCCTGGATATTGAAATGGGATCAAGCGGCCCGTACGATAAATGGTATTTTGCCACACCACTGCTTGAAGCGGTGAAGGCTGGCAAGGTATCCGAAAAAACAATTAACGATAAAGTGAGCCGCATTTTATGGGTGATGTTCCATACCTCGATGAGTACTAATCACCCGGCGGGTTCGATAGGCACACCGGCGCATGGCAAGGCTGTGTATGATATTGCCGCCGAATCAATCGTGTTGTTGAACAATGAAGATCATCTGCTGCCGCTAAAAACCAGCAAGGTAAAAAGCATCGCTGTAATAGGCGATAATGCTACCCGCACCTTTGCTTCGGGTGGTTTTGGCGCGGGTGTTAAAGCTAAATATGAGATTACTGCCTTGGCAGGTATCAAAGCCCGTTTTGGCAAAACTGCCGATATCAAATTTGCGCAGGGTTATAAAGCAAATTACAAAGCAGGCAATACCGATGCGCAGAATGCCGGTTATGATAAGCCTGATCAGTCTTTAATAGATGAGGCTGTAACCACAGCAAAAAGCAGTGAAGTAGCTATACTTTGCATAGGCGCTAACCGCGAATACGAAAGTGAAGGCCACGACCGTAAAACGTTGGAGCTGCCTTTTGGCGAAATGGCATTGGTTAAAGCGGTAACCGCCGCTAATCCAAACACCATTATTGTGGTAATGGCCGGTGCGCCTTATGATTTAAACGATATTAAAAAACTGAACCATACCATTGTATGGTCGTGGTTTAATGGTTCGGAAGCAGGTAATGCTTTGGCCGATGTTTTGGCTGGGGTTATCAATCCATCAGGAAAATTACCATTTACTTTTCCCGCATCGCTGCATGATTCACCTGCTTTTGCGCTGAATACTTACCCAGGCGAAAATCAAACCACCGAATATAAAGAAGGGATATTGGTAGGCTACCGCTGGTATGATACCAAAAAGATTGATCCGCTGTATTGCTTTGGTTATGGGCTTTCCTATACCTCGTTTGCTTACTCGGGGTTGGCAACGGATAAAAAGGTTTATGCTCCGGGCGGTAAGATCGGCATCTCGTTAAAGTTGAAAAATACAGGTGCTGTGGCCGGTAAAGAAACCGTGCAGTTTTATGTAAGTAAGGTAGGATCATCAGTTTCGAGGGCTGAAAAAGAGTTGAAAGCGTTCAGGAAAATAATGGTTGCACCGGGTAAAACCAATGCGCTGGCATTGAACATCAATGTAAATGACCTTGCTTATTTTAATGCCGAACAGCATAAGTGGGTAGTTGAACCGGGTGAGTATAAACTGCTGGCTGCTTCATCATCAAAGGATATTAAAGAGGTTGTGAGTTTTAGGGTTGGGAAATAG
- a CDS encoding helix-turn-helix domain-containing protein, which produces MEAIEVSTITNGYLDNIHTDKAQFKVATNCTANCDLTAYMRRGFYKITLSMKGHTRLFYANRGIVIDKPALIFTNPQIPYSWEDVHDECERYFCVFTNQFLHGANRMESIDELSLFKPGGTPVYFLSDEQAAYLYSIFTRMLQEAETDYIYKYDLMRNQLNLIIHEAIKMQPAMAYFNPQNAASRIAKLFSTLLEKQFPVDSGQFSLKLKKASDYADKLAIHVNHLNAAVREVTGKSTTTHINDRILAEARSLLTHTDWTIADIAGSLGFDYASYFNNFFKKHTGHTPLALRKTL; this is translated from the coding sequence ATGGAAGCAATTGAAGTTTCAACCATCACCAACGGCTATCTCGACAACATTCATACCGATAAAGCACAATTTAAGGTAGCCACCAACTGCACAGCCAATTGTGATTTGACCGCCTACATGAGGCGTGGTTTTTATAAGATAACCCTATCCATGAAAGGCCACACCCGGCTGTTTTATGCCAACCGGGGTATTGTAATTGATAAGCCGGCCCTGATATTTACCAATCCGCAGATCCCCTACTCGTGGGAGGATGTACACGACGAGTGCGAACGCTATTTTTGCGTATTTACCAACCAGTTTTTGCATGGCGCCAACCGTATGGAAAGCATCGATGAGCTCAGCCTTTTTAAACCCGGCGGCACCCCGGTTTATTTTTTAAGCGATGAGCAGGCGGCATACCTGTACAGCATTTTTACCCGCATGCTGCAAGAAGCTGAAACAGATTACATTTACAAGTACGATTTGATGCGTAACCAGCTTAACCTCATCATTCACGAGGCTATAAAAATGCAGCCCGCAATGGCTTACTTTAATCCGCAAAACGCGGCATCGCGCATCGCCAAATTATTTTCAACGCTGTTAGAAAAACAGTTCCCGGTAGATTCGGGGCAGTTTTCACTCAAGCTTAAAAAAGCCAGCGATTATGCCGATAAACTGGCCATACATGTTAATCATTTAAACGCCGCCGTACGTGAGGTTACCGGAAAATCTACAACCACACATATTAACGACAGGATACTGGCCGAAGCCCGGTCGTTGCTAACGCATACCGATTGGACCATTGCCGATATTGCCGGCAGCCTGGGTTTTGATTATGCATCGTACTTTAACAACTTTTTCAAAAAACATACCGGGCACACCCCATTGGCGCTGCGAAAAACGCTTTGA
- a CDS encoding NAD(P)-dependent alcohol dehydrogenase: MIQAKAYAAQSPETDLAPWDFERREVGPHDVQIEIQYCGVCHSDLHQIKNDWFPGVFPMVPGHEIVGKIVKVGDHVKKFSVGELAGVGCMVDSCQVCENCKDGLEQYCLEGNTQTYNNLDRQGVPTYGGYSSTIVVREEFVLHVSDKLPLAATAPLLCAGITTYSPLRHWKVGKGHKLAILGLGGLGHMGVKFGVAFGAEVTVLSTSASKEQAAKDLGAHHFVVTSDPAQVEAVKGSFDFILDTVSAKHDMDMYLSLLKTNGTLIGVGVPSEPYSIRPFSLLAGRKSMAGSGIGGIAETQEMLDFCAEHNIVSDIELIDIKDITASYERMERGDVRYRFVIDMATL; encoded by the coding sequence ATGATACAAGCAAAAGCGTACGCGGCTCAAAGCCCCGAAACAGATCTTGCGCCCTGGGATTTTGAACGCCGTGAGGTTGGTCCTCATGATGTTCAGATCGAGATCCAGTATTGCGGCGTTTGTCACTCCGATCTTCACCAGATTAAAAACGACTGGTTCCCGGGCGTATTCCCGATGGTTCCGGGCCACGAAATTGTTGGCAAAATAGTTAAAGTAGGCGATCATGTTAAAAAATTCAGCGTAGGTGAACTTGCCGGCGTTGGCTGTATGGTTGATTCGTGCCAGGTTTGTGAAAACTGTAAAGACGGCCTGGAGCAATACTGCCTTGAAGGTAATACCCAAACTTACAACAACCTGGATAGGCAAGGTGTACCAACTTACGGCGGCTATTCAAGCACTATTGTTGTTCGCGAAGAATTTGTACTGCACGTATCAGATAAGTTGCCACTTGCAGCAACAGCTCCATTACTTTGCGCAGGTATCACTACCTACTCGCCACTGCGCCACTGGAAAGTTGGCAAAGGCCATAAACTGGCTATTTTAGGCTTAGGTGGTTTAGGCCACATGGGCGTTAAATTTGGCGTTGCCTTTGGTGCCGAAGTAACCGTATTAAGTACTTCTGCCTCGAAAGAACAGGCCGCTAAAGATTTGGGCGCTCACCATTTTGTGGTAACTTCAGATCCGGCACAGGTTGAAGCTGTAAAAGGCTCTTTTGATTTTATCCTCGATACCGTATCGGCCAAACATGATATGGATATGTATCTGTCGCTGTTAAAAACTAATGGTACCTTGATTGGCGTGGGTGTACCATCAGAGCCTTACTCAATCCGTCCGTTCTCGTTACTGGCCGGCCGTAAAAGCATGGCAGGTTCTGGTATCGGAGGCATTGCCGAAACTCAGGAAATGCTTGATTTCTGCGCCGAGCATAATATCGTATCGGATATTGAGCTGATCGATATTAAAGATATCACAGCCAGTTATGAAAGAATGGAGCGTGGCGATGTTCGTTACAGGTTTGTAATTGATATGGCTACCTTGTAA
- a CDS encoding formylglycine-generating enzyme family protein produces the protein MSTGNGVKEFKVAVAAGLVAALLLGCKQANKEKHIAVTDTSKSKVNCETGVPSRFPGLSNKATNALTPGKAINHEGMVFIKGGTFMMGGDNQQAEADEYPKHKVTVNGFWMDVNEVTNNQFAQFVKATGYVTTAEKKPDWNELKKQLPPGTPPPPDSLMVAASLVFKPAKSKISLNDYSQWWEWKKGADWRHPHGPGSNINGKENYPVVQISWYDAQAYCKWAGKRLPYEAEWEWAARGGLDNAIYPWGNQPVTEGKTKTNIWEGDFPYNNTTRDVYYYSAPVRSFQPNGYGLYDMAGNVWEWCYDLYHYQYYAYLKDNKISNNPQGPDKSYDPDEPNAAKRVIRGGSFLCNDSYCSGFRVARRMKSTEDSGLEHLGFRCVADDNQKK, from the coding sequence TTGAGTACGGGGAATGGAGTAAAAGAGTTTAAAGTTGCAGTGGCAGCAGGGTTGGTGGCTGCCCTTTTATTGGGATGTAAACAAGCGAACAAAGAAAAACACATAGCCGTTACCGATACCTCAAAAAGTAAGGTGAATTGCGAAACCGGGGTGCCATCACGCTTTCCCGGCTTATCAAATAAAGCGACTAATGCGTTAACGCCCGGAAAAGCCATCAACCACGAAGGTATGGTTTTTATAAAAGGCGGAACCTTTATGATGGGCGGCGATAACCAACAAGCCGAAGCCGATGAATATCCTAAACACAAGGTTACAGTTAACGGTTTTTGGATGGACGTGAACGAGGTTACCAACAACCAATTTGCCCAATTTGTAAAAGCCACCGGCTACGTCACCACTGCCGAAAAGAAACCCGATTGGAACGAACTCAAAAAACAACTGCCGCCCGGCACGCCCCCACCGCCTGATAGTTTGATGGTGGCTGCCTCGCTGGTGTTTAAGCCTGCCAAAAGCAAAATATCCCTTAACGATTACAGCCAATGGTGGGAATGGAAAAAGGGCGCCGACTGGCGACACCCGCACGGCCCCGGCAGCAACATCAACGGAAAAGAAAACTACCCCGTAGTGCAAATTTCCTGGTATGATGCGCAGGCCTACTGCAAATGGGCCGGTAAACGTTTGCCGTACGAAGCCGAATGGGAATGGGCCGCAAGAGGAGGACTTGATAATGCTATTTATCCCTGGGGTAACCAGCCTGTTACCGAGGGCAAAACTAAAACCAATATCTGGGAGGGCGATTTTCCGTATAACAACACCACCCGCGATGTGTATTACTACAGCGCTCCGGTGCGCTCTTTCCAACCCAATGGTTACGGCCTGTATGATATGGCCGGCAACGTTTGGGAATGGTGTTATGATCTGTACCACTACCAATACTACGCTTACTTAAAAGATAACAAGATCAGCAATAACCCGCAGGGCCCCGATAAAAGCTACGATCCGGATGAGCCTAACGCTGCGAAGCGCGTTATCCGCGGTGGTTCGTTTTTATGTAATGATAGCTATTGCTCGGGCTTTAGGGTAGCCCGGAGGATGAAAAGCACGGAGGATAGTGGGTTGGAGCATTTGGGGTTTAGGTGCGTGGCTGATGATAATCAGAAAAAGTAG
- a CDS encoding AsmA family protein, with protein MPLPIKKIIFKTLKIGAITLVSLLLLMFLLPVLFPQTVTEKIKQWAAGSVTSKLSFTGTHLSFFKKFPSLTLTLDDFVLNGSQPFQNDTLISAKEISLAIDLSSVFKSKINVNKIYLNQALINIQVDSAGKANYNVYKSTAQKQADKADTASASLGIEQILIEKSNLAYNDRSLPMQIAARNFNYKGRGDLSKDVFDLFSHIDAASVDFSYGGKPYVSNKKVNADLVTSINTKSLAFAFQKNDLLINQLPVNFKGRFEFLKDGYDMDIKIRSDQNDLGDIFTAIPAEYAKYVDDMDINGNGVIQLNLTGKYIASKNIMPDLSISAKLRDGYIANKNTPAPVKNLYLNMDAKLPGLNPDSLNLNIDSVYFNIGKDYFGSVIKVRGIKSPYVYAKVNTEIDLEQWYKVFGVKPFQLKGRYSLHMETDGRYTTGIKRTGLRGKIDTVITSVPKFTVHSSFRNGYFKYTKLPQAITNISFDLNAACPDHNVANATMDLQNLNLNALNNYIKGYLKMSNKAGALIDAGLNAKFTLDDITQFIPADSITLKGDLNANLQTKGRYIPAKRIFPVTNAQINLTNGYIQTKYYPHPVQNMQVNVDIFNNTGSLKGLKINIKPVSFNFEGQPFLLKANLRNFDDLDYSLASHGSLDIGKIYKVFAIKGYDVKGLVTTNFSLKGKQSEAVAGHYDKLANSGSMKVKNIKLSSELFPKPFFIRTGVFSFNQDKMNFDQFLANYGKNKVVLNGALSNVIGYATQKNSPLKGEFNLTSDQITADDFMAFAGSAPSAKPTKSSGVILVPSNLDLNFAADVKKVKYNGLDINDAKGAMSITNGQIILKQAGFSMIGAPVVMDATYGSITPQKAFFDYHISAKEFDIQRAYKEIKLFHDMASSAEHVQGTVSLDYKLAGKLNGDMKPIYPSLKGGGVLSVKQVKVYGLKLLSSVGKQTGHDSLGRGDVKKVDIKTTVANNIITIERTKMRIAGFRPRFEGQVSLDGKLNLKFRLGLPPLGIFGIPMTITGTQDKPIIHLGKGKKEDELQETKEEE; from the coding sequence ATGCCGCTCCCGATTAAAAAAATAATATTTAAAACGCTTAAAATAGGCGCCATTACTCTTGTTAGTTTACTGTTGTTGATGTTTTTATTGCCGGTACTGTTTCCGCAAACCGTAACCGAAAAAATAAAACAATGGGCGGCGGGTAGTGTAACCAGTAAGCTGTCATTTACAGGCACGCATCTCTCATTTTTTAAAAAGTTCCCTTCGCTTACTTTAACGCTGGATGATTTTGTGCTGAATGGCAGCCAGCCTTTTCAGAACGATACCCTGATTTCGGCTAAGGAGATTTCGCTGGCAATAGATTTATCGTCGGTTTTTAAAAGCAAGATCAATGTAAATAAGATCTACCTTAACCAAGCCCTGATCAATATCCAGGTTGATAGTGCGGGTAAGGCCAACTACAATGTATATAAATCTACAGCGCAAAAACAGGCAGATAAGGCTGATACCGCAAGTGCATCATTAGGCATTGAGCAGATCCTGATAGAGAAAAGTAACCTTGCTTATAACGATCGTTCGCTGCCGATGCAGATAGCTGCACGAAACTTTAACTACAAAGGCAGGGGTGATTTAAGTAAGGATGTGTTTGATCTGTTTAGCCACATCGATGCGGCATCGGTTGATTTTAGCTATGGCGGCAAACCCTACGTATCAAACAAAAAAGTAAATGCCGATCTGGTTACCAGTATCAATACCAAATCATTAGCATTCGCCTTCCAAAAAAATGATCTGCTCATTAACCAGTTGCCGGTTAATTTTAAGGGCCGTTTTGAGTTTTTGAAGGATGGTTATGATATGGATATCAAGATCCGCAGCGATCAGAACGACCTTGGCGATATTTTCACCGCTATCCCTGCCGAATACGCCAAATATGTTGATGATATGGATATCAACGGCAACGGCGTCATCCAGTTAAACCTAACCGGTAAATACATCGCGTCCAAAAACATTATGCCTGATCTGAGTATCAGCGCCAAACTGCGCGATGGCTATATCGCCAATAAAAATACCCCGGCCCCGGTAAAAAATCTTTACCTCAATATGGATGCAAAACTGCCGGGCCTGAACCCCGATAGCCTGAACCTGAATATCGATTCGGTGTATTTTAATATTGGGAAGGATTATTTTGGTTCGGTAATTAAAGTTAGAGGGATCAAATCGCCGTATGTGTACGCCAAAGTAAATACCGAGATAGATCTGGAGCAATGGTACAAAGTGTTTGGTGTTAAACCGTTCCAGTTGAAAGGACGCTATAGCCTACATATGGAAACGGACGGACGGTACACTACAGGTATTAAACGTACCGGTTTAAGAGGGAAGATCGATACCGTGATAACCAGCGTGCCTAAATTTACGGTTCATTCATCCTTCAGGAACGGGTATTTCAAATATACCAAGCTGCCGCAAGCCATCACCAATATCAGCTTTGACCTCAACGCTGCCTGCCCCGATCACAATGTAGCCAATGCTACTATGGATCTGCAAAACCTTAACCTCAACGCCTTAAATAATTATATTAAAGGCTACCTGAAAATGAGTAACAAGGCAGGTGCATTGATAGATGCCGGATTGAACGCCAAATTTACACTGGATGATATTACGCAATTTATCCCTGCAGATAGCATCACGCTGAAAGGCGACCTGAATGCCAACCTGCAAACCAAAGGCCGGTATATCCCTGCCAAAAGGATCTTCCCGGTTACCAACGCGCAGATCAATTTGACCAACGGCTATATCCAAACCAAATACTATCCGCACCCTGTACAAAACATGCAGGTTAATGTGGATATATTTAATAATACCGGATCATTAAAAGGCTTGAAGATCAATATCAAACCTGTATCATTCAATTTTGAAGGGCAACCGTTCCTATTAAAAGCCAACCTGCGCAACTTTGACGATCTGGATTACAGCCTGGCATCGCATGGTAGTTTGGATATCGGCAAGATCTATAAAGTGTTTGCCATTAAAGGTTACGATGTAAAAGGTTTGGTCACTACCAACTTCTCCTTAAAAGGAAAACAGAGCGAAGCCGTTGCAGGGCATTACGATAAGCTGGCTAACTCGGGCAGCATGAAGGTTAAAAACATTAAACTGAGTTCGGAGTTGTTTCCGAAACCATTCTTTATCCGCACAGGCGTTTTCAGCTTTAACCAGGATAAAATGAATTTCGACCAGTTTTTGGCAAACTATGGTAAAAATAAAGTGGTGTTGAACGGAGCGCTATCCAATGTTATCGGCTACGCCACGCAGAAAAATTCGCCGCTAAAAGGCGAGTTCAATTTAACAAGTGATCAAATCACTGCCGATGATTTTATGGCCTTTGCGGGTTCAGCACCATCGGCTAAACCTACCAAATCATCGGGCGTTATCTTAGTGCCTTCCAACCTCGATCTTAATTTCGCCGCCGATGTTAAAAAGGTAAAATACAACGGCCTGGATATTAACGATGCCAAAGGCGCCATGAGCATAACCAACGGGCAGATCATTTTAAAGCAAGCTGGTTTTAGCATGATCGGCGCTCCGGTTGTGATGGATGCCACTTATGGTAGCATTACCCCGCAAAAAGCATTTTTTGATTACCACATCAGCGCTAAGGAGTTTGATATCCAACGTGCTTATAAAGAGATCAAACTTTTCCATGATATGGCTTCATCAGCCGAGCATGTGCAGGGTACGGTTTCTTTAGATTATAAACTGGCCGGTAAGCTTAATGGCGATATGAAACCTATTTATCCATCGTTAAAAGGAGGTGGCGTACTATCGGTTAAGCAGGTTAAAGTTTATGGTTTGAAACTGTTAAGCTCAGTTGGTAAACAAACCGGCCACGATAGTTTAGGCAGGGGCGATGTTAAAAAGGTGGATATCAAAACTACGGTTGCCAATAATATCATCACCATCGAGCGTACTAAAATGCGTATAGCCGGTTTCCGGCCGAGGTTTGAAGGCCAGGTGAGTCTTGATGGTAAACTGAACCTGAAATTCAGGCTGGGCTTGCCACCATTGGGCATTTTTGGTATCCCGATGACCATCACCGGTACACAGGATAAACCGATCATTCACCTGGGCAAAGGCAAAAAAGAAGACGAACTGCAGGAAACCAAGGAGGAGGAATAA
- a CDS encoding peptidoglycan recognition protein family protein produces the protein MAFSLTWLPTVLRSAGLKVAECDGWQTRGVGDVGEIIGIICHHTGNTDRTRNMPTLNALIHGRTDPTPLSGPLAQLGLGRDGTYYVVAAGKANHAGAGSFEGTTAGNTHFIGIEAENTGGQNDSPWPAIQIDAYERGVAAILKHLGKGAKNCIAHKEWAPHRKTDPDFDMVPFRAALADLLARDVPAREPIPAAEPTPTARPTLRRGGNNNPVFVKQLQQKLKIDDDGVFGGGTEAAVRAFQRNHNLVPDGIFGPKSWQILDSVA, from the coding sequence ATGGCATTTTCACTAACCTGGTTACCAACAGTACTGCGCAGCGCAGGACTTAAAGTTGCAGAATGCGATGGCTGGCAAACCCGCGGAGTGGGCGATGTAGGCGAAATTATAGGCATAATATGCCACCATACCGGCAATACCGACCGTACCCGCAATATGCCAACACTTAACGCACTCATTCACGGCCGCACCGACCCTACCCCGCTTTCGGGGCCTTTAGCGCAATTAGGTCTGGGGCGCGACGGCACTTATTATGTTGTCGCAGCCGGTAAAGCCAACCACGCGGGCGCGGGTAGTTTTGAAGGAACTACAGCAGGCAATACTCATTTTATAGGCATTGAGGCCGAAAATACCGGCGGACAAAACGATTCGCCATGGCCGGCCATACAAATAGACGCCTATGAGCGCGGTGTAGCCGCTATTTTGAAACATTTAGGCAAAGGTGCCAAAAATTGCATTGCACATAAAGAATGGGCACCACACCGCAAAACGGATCCTGATTTTGACATGGTGCCTTTCCGTGCGGCTTTGGCAGATTTGCTGGCGCGGGATGTGCCCGCACGTGAGCCTATCCCCGCAGCAGAACCTACGCCAACCGCAAGGCCAACGCTTCGCCGGGGAGGTAATAACAACCCTGTTTTTGTAAAGCAGCTGCAGCAAAAATTAAAAATAGATGATGACGGCGTATTTGGCGGAGGTACAGAAGCTGCTGTAAGAGCATTTCAACGCAATCATAACCTGGTACCTGATGGCATTTTCGGGCCTAAAAGCTGGCAGATTCTTGATTCTGTTGCATAG